Proteins encoded together in one Apus apus isolate bApuApu2 chromosome Z, bApuApu2.pri.cur, whole genome shotgun sequence window:
- the LOC127395779 gene encoding riboflavin kinase-like, with translation MRHLPYFCRGEVVKGFGRGSKELGIPTANFSEQVVESFPSDISTGIYYGWACVGNGDVHKMVLSIGWNPFYKNIKKSVETHIIHTFKEDFYGEILSIVIVGYIRPEKNFDSLEALISAIQEDIEEAKRQLDLPEHLKLKEDNFFHLPEGKIVNNH, from the exons ATGAGGCACCTGCCGTACTTCTGCCGCGGGGAGGTGGTGAAGGGCTTCGGCAGGGGCTCCAAGGAGCTGGGCATCCCCACCG CTAACTTTTCTGAGCAAGTAGTCGAAAGCTTTCCATCCGATATCTCTACTGGTATTTACTACGGATGGGCCTGTGTTGGAAATGGAGATGTGCATAAAATGGTTTTGAGCATAGGATGGAATCCTTTCTATAAGAATATTAAGAAATCAGTG gAAACGCACATTATCCACACCTTCAAAGAAGACTTCTATGGAGAAATTCTTAGTATAGTCATAGTTGGATATATTCGACCGGAAAAAAACTTTGATTCCTTAG AGGCACTCATTTCAGCAATTCAGGAAGACAttgaagaagcaaaaagacAGCTAGATTTACCAGAACACCTTAAACTCAAAGAAGATAACTTCTTTCATCTGCCAGAAGGCAAAATAGTGAATAACCACTGA